Proteins from one Cryptomeria japonica chromosome 4, Sugi_1.0, whole genome shotgun sequence genomic window:
- the LOC131032942 gene encoding desmethylxanthohumol 6'-O-methyltransferase, with amino-acid sequence MAMGASEVQQAVQNIYSFVPTLVLKSAILLNIPDIIANAGPNASLTVAQVAEKLPAKTPNLHCLSRILKYLSFRGIFVQTQTGENPRDARYSLTDSAKRFYVRKNNPTSLVPLLLMLTQPVLMAPWQHLHECVLQDCNAFEKAHGKDLWAYEKDDPAVNDLFNNSMSTITILLIGKILSGYDGFKDVKILVDVGGGKGTALAHIVKAYPHIHGINFDLPHVVQTAPSVPGIENVGGSMFDSIPSTDAIFFKNVLTDWDDESCIKILQNCHKALPKSGRLILAEIMTAEDSNSYESNEIVFDLVMIALANGGKERSKQEWMKLLQISNFSVEKIVALSGLPSKFKIIEAVKV; translated from the exons ATGGCAATGGGTGCAAGTGAGGTTCAGCAAGCTGTACAAAACATTTACTCGTTTGTTCCCACCCTTGTTCTCAAATCAGCCATACTCCTCAATATTCCTGATATCATCGCAAATGCAGGCCCCAATGCATCCCTCACTGTTGCCCAGGTCGCAGAAAAACTGCCCGCTAAAACTCCCAATCTGCATTGTCTTTCTCGCATTCTAAAATACCTCTCATTCAGGGGAATTTTTGTCCAAACCCAGACGGGCGAGAATCCAAGAGATGCTCGATATAGTCTCACTGATTCTGCAAAGAGGTTTTATGTTAGGAAGAATAATCCAACAAGCCTTGTGCCACTCCTCCTCATGCTCACACAACCGGTGTTAATGGCGCCATGGCAGCATCTTCATGAATGTGTTCTTCAAGACTGCAATGCATTCGAGAAGGCTCATGGAAAGGACTTGTGGGCATACGAGAAGGACGACCCGGCTGTCAACGACCTTTTCAACAATTCCATGTCGACGATTACAATTCTTCTAATTGGAAAAATCCTGAGCGGCTACGACGGTTTCAAGGATGTGAAAATTTTGGTTGATGTGGGCGGAGGAAAAGGGACGGCCTTGGCACACATTGTGAAGGCTTATCCCCACATCCATGGGATTAATTttgatcttcctcatgttgttcaGACTGCCCCATCAGTTCCAG GTATCGAGAACGTGGGTGGCAGTATGTTCGATAGCATACCCTCAACAGACGCCATATTTTTTAAG AATGTGTTGACAGACTGGGATGATGAGAGCTGCATAAAGATACTTCAAAATTGCCACAAGGCTTTGCCTAAAAGTGGACGACTGATACTGGCAGAAATCATGACAGCGGAGGACTCAAATTCCTATGAATCTAATGAAATAGTTTTCGATCTGGTTATGATTGCCCTTGCAAATGGAGGAAAAGAGAGGAGCAAACAGGAATGGATGAAACTGCTTCAAATTTCTAACTTCAGTGTAGAGAAGATAGTGGCATTATCTGGACTACCTTCAAAGTTTAAGATTATTGAAGCAGTCAAGGTTTAA
- the LOC131032932 gene encoding desmethylxanthohumol 6'-O-methyltransferase encodes MAMGASEVQQAVENIYSFVPTLVLKSAILLNIPDIIANAGPNASLTLAQVAEKLPTKTPNLHCLSLILKYLSLRSLFVQTQTGENPRDAQYSLTDSAKRFYVRKNNPGSLVPLLLMLTHLVLMAPWQHLHECVLQDCNAFEKAHGKDLWAYEKDDPAVNDVFNNSMSTITILLIGKILSDYDGFKDVKILVDVGGGKGTALAHIVKAYPHIHGLQW; translated from the coding sequence ATGGCAATGGGTGCAAGTGAGGTTCAGCAAGCTGTAGAAAATATTTACTCGTTTGTTCCCACCCTTGTTCTCAAATCAGCCATACTCCTCAATATTCCTGATATCATCGCAAATGCAGGCCCCAATGCATCCCTCACTCTTGCCCAGGTCGCAGAAAAACTGCCCACTAAAACTCCCAATCTGCATTGTCTTTCTCTCATTCTCAAATACCTCTCATTAAGGAGCCTTTTTGTCCAAACCCAGACGGGCGAGAATCCAAGAGATGCTCAATACAGTCTCACTGATTCTGCGAAGAGGTTTTATGTTAGGAAGAATAATCCAGGAAGCCTTGTGCCACTCCTCCTCATGCTCACACATCTGGTGTTAATGGCGCCATGGCAGCATCTTCATGAATGTGTGCTTCAAGACTGCAATGCATTCGAGAAGGCTCATGGAAAGGACTTGTGGGCATACGAGAAGGACGACCCGGCTGTCAACGACGTTTTCAACAATTCCATGTCGACGATTACAATTCTTCTAATTGGAAAAATCCTGAGCGACTACGACGGTTTCAAGGATGTGAAAATTTTGGTTGATGTGGGCGGAGGAAAAGGGACGGCCTTGGCACACATTGTGAAGGCTTATCCTCACATCCATGGGTTACAatggtga